The following are from one region of the Streptomyces changanensis genome:
- a CDS encoding urease subunit alpha translates to MDPYEYASVHGPRAGDRVRLGDSGLTVRVESDAQKPGDEFLAGFGKTARDGLHLKAAAVRDTCDVVISNVLVIDAVQGIRKVSIGIREGRIHAIGRAGNPDTLDGVDVVVGTGTSIVSGEGLIATAGAVDTHVHLLSPRIMEASLASGVTTIIGQEFGPVWGVGVNSPWALRHAFNAFDAWPVNIGFLARGSSSDAAPLVEALAEGGASGFKVHEDMGAHTRALDTALRVAEDHDVQVALHSDGLNECLSVEDTLRVLEGRTIHAFHIEGCGGGHVPNVLKMAGVPNVIGSSTNPTLPFGRDAVAEHYGMIVSVHDLKTDLPGDAAMARDRIRAGTMGAEDVLHDLGAIGITSSDAQGMGRAGETVRRTFAMAGKMKAELGPLDGDGDGDDNARVLRYMAKLTINPAIAHGLAHEVGSIEVGKLADVVLWRPEFFGAKPQLVLKSGFPAYGVVGDPNAATDTCEPLVLGPQFGAHGATAADISVAFVSGAAAQLGDDRMPTRRRRVAVRGTRGIGPSDLLLNSRIGEVSVDGRTGLVTLDGEPVRSEPADSVSLNRLYFL, encoded by the coding sequence ATGGACCCCTACGAGTACGCCTCGGTGCACGGACCCCGCGCGGGTGACCGCGTCCGCCTCGGGGACTCGGGCCTCACGGTCCGCGTCGAGTCGGACGCGCAGAAGCCCGGCGACGAGTTCCTCGCCGGCTTCGGCAAGACGGCCCGCGACGGACTGCACCTGAAGGCCGCCGCCGTCCGCGACACCTGCGACGTCGTCATCAGCAACGTCCTGGTGATCGACGCCGTCCAGGGCATCCGCAAGGTGTCGATCGGCATCCGCGAGGGCCGCATCCACGCCATCGGCCGCGCCGGCAACCCCGACACCCTCGACGGCGTCGACGTCGTCGTCGGCACCGGCACGTCCATCGTCTCCGGCGAGGGCCTGATCGCCACGGCCGGCGCCGTCGACACCCACGTCCACCTGCTCTCGCCCCGCATCATGGAGGCCTCGCTCGCCTCCGGCGTCACCACGATCATCGGCCAGGAGTTCGGCCCGGTCTGGGGCGTCGGCGTCAACTCGCCCTGGGCCCTGCGCCACGCCTTCAACGCCTTCGACGCCTGGCCGGTGAACATCGGCTTCCTGGCGCGCGGCTCCTCCTCCGACGCCGCGCCCCTCGTGGAGGCCCTCGCCGAGGGCGGCGCCTCCGGCTTCAAGGTCCACGAGGACATGGGCGCCCACACCCGCGCCCTCGACACCGCGCTGCGCGTCGCCGAGGACCACGACGTCCAGGTCGCCCTCCACAGCGACGGCCTCAACGAGTGCCTGTCCGTCGAGGACACCCTCAGGGTGCTGGAGGGCCGGACCATCCACGCCTTCCACATCGAGGGCTGCGGCGGTGGTCACGTCCCCAACGTCCTGAAGATGGCGGGCGTCCCGAACGTCATCGGCTCCTCCACCAACCCCACTCTGCCCTTCGGGCGCGACGCGGTCGCCGAGCACTACGGGATGATCGTCTCCGTCCACGACCTGAAGACCGACCTGCCCGGCGACGCCGCCATGGCCCGTGACCGGATCAGGGCGGGCACCATGGGCGCCGAGGACGTCCTGCACGACCTCGGTGCCATCGGCATCACCTCGTCCGACGCCCAGGGCATGGGCCGGGCCGGTGAGACGGTCCGGCGGACCTTCGCCATGGCCGGGAAGATGAAGGCCGAGCTGGGCCCGCTGGACGGCGACGGCGACGGCGACGACAACGCACGCGTCCTGCGGTACATGGCCAAGCTGACCATCAACCCGGCCATCGCCCACGGCCTCGCGCACGAGGTCGGCTCGATCGAGGTCGGCAAGCTGGCCGACGTCGTGCTGTGGCGGCCGGAGTTCTTCGGCGCCAAGCCGCAGCTCGTCCTGAAGTCGGGCTTCCCCGCGTACGGGGTCGTCGGCGACCCGAACGCCGCCACCGACACCTGCGAACCCCTCGTCCTCGGCCCGCAGTTCGGCGCGCACGGGGCGACGGCCGCGGACATCTCCGTCGCCTTCGTCTCCGGCGCCGCCGCCCAGCTCGGCGACGACCGGATGCCCACCCGCCGGCGCCGCGTCGCCGTCCGCGGCACCCGCGGCATCGGCCCCAGCGACCTGCTCCTCAACTCCCGCATCGGCGAGGTGTCCGTGGACGGCCGCACCGGCCTCGTCACCCTCGACGGAGAGCCGGTCCGCTCCGAGCCCGCCGACTCCGTCTCCCTCAACCGCCTCTACTTCCTCTGA
- a CDS encoding TetR/AcrR family transcriptional regulator, with product MATIAERGLEGLTMAGLGRDVGMSSGHLLYYFRTKDELLLRTLEWSEGRLGAERSALLSRHHLPVAERLAAYVELYVPDGPRDPHWTLWLEVWNRSQNADAEARERQAAIEGAWHRDLVALLAEGISRGEVRPVDPDRYATRLRALLDGFSVHVAVDIPGTGREQVLAHVREHLTDSLLTG from the coding sequence ATGGCGACCATCGCCGAACGCGGCCTGGAGGGCCTGACGATGGCCGGGCTCGGCCGGGACGTCGGCATGAGCAGCGGCCACCTCCTCTACTACTTCCGCACCAAGGACGAACTGCTGCTGCGGACGCTGGAGTGGAGCGAGGGCCGCCTCGGCGCCGAGCGCAGCGCGCTCCTCTCCCGCCACCACCTCCCTGTCGCCGAGCGACTCGCCGCCTACGTCGAGCTGTACGTCCCCGACGGGCCGCGCGACCCGCACTGGACCCTGTGGCTGGAGGTGTGGAACCGCTCGCAGAACGCCGACGCCGAGGCGCGCGAGCGGCAGGCCGCCATCGAGGGCGCCTGGCACCGGGACCTGGTCGCCCTCCTCGCCGAGGGCATCTCGCGCGGCGAGGTCCGCCCCGTCGACCCCGACCGGTACGCGACCCGGCTGCGCGCCCTGCTCGACGGGTTCAGCGTCCACGTGGCGGTGGACATACCGGGCACCGGCCGGGAGCAGGTCCTCGCCCACGTGCGCGAACACCTCACGGACTCCCTGCTGACGGGATGA
- the cimA gene encoding citramalate synthase, with protein MTTDQPADDGFHVFDTTLRDGAQREGINLTVADKLTIARHLDDFGVGFIEGGWPGANPRDTEFFARARAEIDFRHARLVAFGATRRAGIQAADDPQVKALLASGAPVITLVAKSHDRHVELALRTTLDENLAMVRDTVAHLREQGRRVFVDCEHFFDGYTANPQYAKAVVRAAHEAGADVVVLCDTNGGMLPPQVRTVVSDVLADTGARLGIHAQDDTGCAVANTLAAVDGGATHVQCTANGYGERVGNANLFPVVAALELKYDRRVLPEGSLAEMTRISHAIAEVVNLTPSTHQPYVGVSAFAHKAGLHASAIKVDPDLYQHIDPERVGNTMRMLVSDMAGRASIELKGKELGVDLGDDRELVGRVVDRVKERELRGYTYEAADASFELLLREEVEGRPLRYFRTESWRAIVEDRPDGTHANEATVKVWADGERIVATAEGNGPVNALDRALLVALERIHPRMAKFELVDYKVRILEGRHGTESTTRVLITTSDGDAEWSTVGVGENVIEASWQALVDAYTYGLLKAGVRPTQK; from the coding sequence ATGACCACGGATCAGCCCGCCGACGACGGCTTCCACGTCTTCGACACGACCCTGCGCGACGGAGCCCAGCGCGAGGGCATCAACCTCACCGTCGCCGACAAGCTGACCATCGCCCGGCACCTGGACGACTTCGGCGTGGGCTTCATCGAGGGCGGCTGGCCCGGCGCCAACCCGCGGGACACGGAGTTCTTCGCCCGCGCGCGCGCCGAGATCGACTTCCGGCACGCCCGGCTCGTCGCCTTCGGCGCCACCCGCCGCGCCGGCATCCAGGCCGCCGACGACCCGCAGGTCAAGGCGCTCCTCGCCTCCGGCGCCCCGGTGATCACCCTGGTCGCCAAGTCCCACGACCGCCACGTGGAGCTCGCCCTGCGCACCACCCTGGACGAGAACCTCGCCATGGTCCGCGACACCGTCGCCCACCTGCGCGAGCAGGGCCGCCGCGTCTTCGTCGACTGCGAGCACTTCTTCGACGGCTACACGGCCAACCCCCAGTACGCCAAGGCCGTCGTCCGCGCCGCGCACGAGGCCGGCGCCGACGTCGTCGTCCTGTGCGACACCAACGGCGGCATGCTCCCGCCCCAGGTGCGGACCGTCGTCTCCGACGTCCTCGCCGACACCGGCGCCCGCCTCGGCATCCACGCCCAGGACGACACCGGCTGCGCCGTCGCCAACACCCTCGCCGCGGTCGACGGCGGCGCCACCCACGTCCAGTGCACCGCCAACGGCTACGGCGAGCGCGTCGGCAACGCCAACCTCTTCCCGGTCGTCGCCGCGCTGGAGCTCAAGTACGACCGCCGGGTCCTGCCCGAGGGCTCCCTCGCCGAGATGACGCGGATCTCCCACGCCATCGCCGAGGTCGTCAACCTGACCCCCTCCACCCACCAGCCGTACGTCGGCGTCTCGGCGTTCGCGCACAAGGCGGGCCTGCACGCCTCCGCCATCAAGGTCGACCCCGACCTGTACCAGCACATCGACCCCGAGCGCGTCGGCAACACCATGCGGATGCTGGTCTCCGACATGGCCGGCCGCGCGTCGATCGAGCTCAAGGGCAAGGAGCTGGGCGTCGACCTCGGCGACGACCGCGAGCTCGTCGGCCGCGTCGTCGACCGCGTCAAGGAGCGGGAGCTGCGCGGTTACACGTACGAGGCGGCGGACGCCTCCTTCGAGCTGCTCCTGCGCGAGGAGGTCGAGGGCCGCCCGCTGCGTTACTTCCGCACCGAGTCGTGGCGGGCGATCGTCGAGGACCGCCCCGACGGCACCCACGCCAACGAGGCGACGGTGAAGGTGTGGGCGGACGGCGAGCGGATCGTCGCCACCGCCGAGGGCAACGGCCCGGTCAACGCCCTGGACCGGGCGCTGCTCGTCGCCCTGGAGCGGATCCACCCGCGGATGGCCAAGTTCGAACTGGTCGACTACAAGGTCCGCATCCTGGAGGGCCGCCACGGCACCGAGTCCACCACCCGCGTCCTGATCACCACCAGTGACGGCGACGCCGAGTGGTCGACGGTCGGCGTCGGGGAGAACGTGATCGAGGCGTCGTGGCAGGCGCTCGTGGACGCGTACACGTACGGACTGCTGAAGGCGGGCGTGAGGCCGACGCAGAAGTAG
- a CDS encoding acyltransferase family protein, translating to MRRTTRPDHRPVVAGPSGRDRLPSLTGLRFWAALVVVLYHLSRQVGEVPWVSAATWYGRSGVTFFFVLSGFVLAWTYDGRRVPVKVFLWRRFARIWPLLAVTTALSVVAYAVLGTEVSVRAVAATLLLANAWLPDPVLLRGGNPAAWSLGDEAWFYLLFPLLTAVPWMRSARGRLGVAVAVCAALPAVWLCGAVIADPVVRSWALGYFPVTRTPQFLLGVVAGLAVARGWRPPLRPGAAVALVAAWHLALVPWSQAVPEALWYGPYQASQLLSAPLFALLVAAAAHADLHGRRTGLAGPRSIRLGHWSFAWYLVHEIVIRLWTGAHGRPVGLVATAQVWLLVIAASLALSAAAYHWVEHPLERRLRGAGPRPAPAAADLGAARSGAGRGAATGAG from the coding sequence ATGCGACGCACCACCCGCCCGGACCACCGCCCCGTCGTCGCGGGCCCGTCCGGCAGAGACCGCCTCCCCTCGCTGACGGGCCTGCGCTTCTGGGCCGCCCTCGTGGTGGTCCTGTACCACCTGTCGCGCCAGGTCGGCGAGGTCCCGTGGGTCAGCGCGGCCACCTGGTACGGGCGCAGCGGGGTCACGTTCTTCTTCGTCCTGTCCGGCTTCGTCCTGGCGTGGACGTACGACGGGCGGCGCGTGCCGGTCAAGGTCTTCCTGTGGCGGCGCTTCGCCCGGATCTGGCCGCTGCTCGCCGTGACGACGGCGCTGTCCGTGGTGGCGTACGCGGTCCTCGGCACCGAGGTGTCCGTACGGGCCGTCGCCGCGACGCTGCTCCTCGCCAACGCCTGGCTGCCTGACCCCGTTCTGCTGCGGGGCGGCAACCCGGCCGCCTGGTCGCTGGGCGACGAGGCGTGGTTCTACCTGCTGTTCCCGCTGCTGACGGCGGTGCCGTGGATGCGGTCGGCGCGCGGCCGCCTCGGCGTCGCGGTCGCCGTGTGCGCGGCCCTGCCGGCCGTGTGGCTGTGCGGCGCGGTGATCGCCGACCCGGTCGTACGGTCGTGGGCGCTCGGGTACTTCCCGGTGACCCGCACCCCGCAGTTCCTCCTGGGCGTCGTGGCCGGACTCGCCGTGGCGCGCGGCTGGCGGCCGCCGCTCCGGCCGGGCGCGGCCGTCGCACTGGTCGCGGCGTGGCACCTGGCGCTCGTCCCCTGGTCCCAGGCGGTGCCGGAGGCGCTCTGGTACGGCCCGTACCAGGCGTCGCAGTTGCTCTCCGCCCCGCTGTTCGCGCTGCTCGTGGCCGCCGCCGCGCACGCGGACCTGCACGGCCGCCGGACGGGCCTGGCCGGCCCCCGGTCGATCCGTCTGGGGCACTGGTCGTTCGCCTGGTACCTGGTCCACGAGATCGTGATCCGCCTGTGGACCGGCGCGCACGGCCGCCCCGTCGGCCTCGTGGCCACGGCGCAGGTCTGGTTGCTGGTCATCGCCGCGAGCCTGGCCCTGTCGGCCGCCGCGTACCACTGGGTGGAGCACCCCTTGGAGCGCCGCCTCCGCGGCGCGGGCCCACGACCCGCCCCGGCGGCCGCGGATCTCGGGGCCGCGCGCTCCGGAGCCGGACGCGGAGCCGCTACGGGGGCCGGCTAG
- a CDS encoding YceI family protein, with translation MGLFSRTSNTATATRTGTAVDPALAALTGTYTIDPAHSTLGFTARHAMVTNVRGAFADHEGSLVLDGSDPSASSASIDVRIASVDTGNADRDAHLRGADFFDAEAFPLMTFRSTAAEALGGDDYRITGDLTIKGVTRQVAIDLEFNGAAKDPFGNERVGFEGKAEILRSDWGLTWNAALETGGVLVSDKIKLTFEISAIRTA, from the coding sequence ATGGGCCTGTTCAGCCGCACCTCCAACACCGCCACCGCCACCCGTACCGGCACCGCCGTCGACCCCGCGCTCGCCGCGCTGACCGGCACGTACACGATCGACCCGGCGCACAGCACGCTCGGCTTCACCGCGCGCCACGCCATGGTCACCAACGTCCGCGGCGCCTTCGCCGACCACGAGGGCAGCCTGGTGCTGGACGGGTCGGACCCGTCCGCCTCGTCGGCCTCGATCGACGTCCGGATCGCGTCCGTCGACACCGGCAACGCCGACCGCGACGCACACCTGCGCGGTGCCGACTTCTTCGACGCCGAGGCGTTCCCGCTGATGACCTTCCGCTCGACCGCCGCCGAGGCGCTCGGCGGCGACGACTACCGGATCACCGGTGACCTCACCATCAAGGGCGTGACCCGGCAGGTCGCCATCGACCTGGAGTTCAACGGCGCCGCGAAGGACCCGTTCGGCAACGAGCGCGTCGGCTTCGAGGGCAAGGCCGAGATCCTGCGCTCCGACTGGGGCCTGACGTGGAACGCGGCGCTGGAGACCGGCGGCGTCCTCGTCAGCGACAAGATCAAGCTGACCTTCGAGATCTCCGCGATCCGCACGGCCTGA
- the ureA gene encoding urease subunit gamma, with the protein MRLTPTERDRLLLFGAAELARARRARGLRLNVPEATALIADTVCEAARDGRRLAEAIAAARSVLGPDDVLPGVADVVTEVHVEAVFDDGSRLAVVADPIGGPFAGEDAPGALLPGPGYPEPAPEVRITVRNTAAVPVSVTSHFHFFEANPRLRFDRAAAYGMRLCVPAGSSVRFAPDGEAEVGLVPIGGERTAIGFAGLVDGPLDAPGAREEALRRAAACGYLGAGDEAEENA; encoded by the coding sequence GTGCGACTGACCCCCACGGAACGCGACCGGCTGCTGCTCTTCGGCGCCGCCGAACTCGCCCGTGCCCGCCGCGCCCGTGGACTGCGGCTCAACGTCCCCGAGGCGACCGCGCTCATCGCCGACACGGTCTGCGAGGCGGCCCGGGACGGCCGGCGCCTCGCCGAGGCCATCGCCGCGGCCCGCTCCGTCCTCGGCCCGGACGACGTGCTGCCCGGCGTCGCCGACGTGGTCACCGAGGTCCACGTGGAGGCCGTCTTCGACGACGGCTCCCGCCTGGCCGTGGTCGCCGACCCGATCGGCGGCCCGTTCGCCGGCGAGGACGCCCCGGGCGCCCTGCTGCCGGGCCCCGGCTACCCCGAACCCGCCCCCGAGGTGCGGATCACCGTCCGCAACACCGCCGCCGTCCCCGTCAGCGTCACCTCGCACTTCCACTTCTTCGAGGCCAACCCGCGGCTGCGGTTCGACCGCGCGGCGGCGTACGGCATGCGGCTGTGCGTCCCGGCCGGCTCCTCGGTGCGCTTCGCCCCGGACGGCGAGGCCGAGGTCGGGCTCGTGCCGATCGGCGGCGAGCGCACGGCGATCGGCTTCGCCGGCCTGGTCGACGGACCCCTGGACGCGCCCGGCGCCCGCGAGGAGGCGCTGCGCAGGGCCGCCGCCTGCGGCTACCTCGGCGCCGGAGACGAAGCGGAGGAGAACGCCTGA
- a CDS encoding agmatine deiminase family protein → MTFRMPPEWAPHERTWMAWPTANPTFTTPEELTEARAAWAAVARAVRRFEPVTMVVAPGDAPGARDLLGDGVDLVERDLDDAWMRDIGPTFVTDGTRLAAVDWVFNGWGQADWARWEHDAKIARHVADLAGVPVHSSPLVNEGGAVHVDGEGTVLLTDTVQLGPERNPGWTRAEVEAEIHARLGTRKAIWLPRGLTGDYGTYGTRGHVDIVAAFARPGVVVVHTQPDPAHPDHEPCKANVELLRRQTDARGRRLEVVEVPAPTVLQEDGEWVDHSYINHYLCNGGVVLCAFDDPRDELAAGIFRRLFPDRTVTLVDARTIFAGGGGIHCITQQQPKV, encoded by the coding sequence ATGACCTTCCGCATGCCCCCCGAGTGGGCGCCCCACGAGCGCACCTGGATGGCGTGGCCCACCGCCAACCCCACCTTCACCACTCCGGAGGAGCTGACCGAGGCCCGCGCCGCCTGGGCGGCCGTCGCCCGCGCCGTACGTCGCTTCGAACCGGTGACCATGGTCGTCGCCCCCGGCGACGCCCCCGGTGCCCGCGACCTCCTCGGCGACGGCGTCGACCTCGTGGAACGCGACCTGGACGACGCCTGGATGCGGGACATCGGACCGACGTTCGTCACCGACGGCACCCGGCTGGCCGCCGTGGACTGGGTGTTCAACGGCTGGGGCCAGGCCGACTGGGCGCGCTGGGAACACGACGCGAAGATCGCCCGGCACGTCGCGGACCTCGCCGGCGTCCCCGTGCACAGCAGCCCCCTGGTCAACGAGGGCGGTGCCGTCCACGTCGACGGCGAGGGAACCGTCCTGCTCACGGACACCGTCCAGCTCGGCCCCGAGCGCAACCCCGGCTGGACGCGCGCCGAGGTCGAGGCCGAGATCCACGCCCGGCTCGGCACCCGCAAGGCCATCTGGCTGCCGCGCGGCCTCACCGGCGACTACGGCACGTACGGCACGCGCGGCCACGTCGACATCGTCGCCGCCTTCGCCCGCCCCGGTGTCGTGGTCGTCCACACCCAACCCGACCCGGCCCACCCCGACCACGAGCCGTGCAAGGCCAACGTCGAGCTGCTGCGCCGGCAGACCGACGCCCGGGGCCGCCGCCTGGAGGTCGTCGAGGTGCCGGCCCCGACCGTCCTGCAGGAGGACGGCGAGTGGGTCGACCACTCCTACATCAACCACTACCTCTGCAACGGCGGCGTCGTCCTGTGCGCCTTCGACGACCCGCGCGACGAGCTCGCCGCCGGCATCTTCCGCCGCTTGTTCCCCGACCGCACCGTCACCCTGGTCGACGCCCGCACGATCTTCGCCGGCGGGGGCGGCATCCACTGCATCACCCAGCAGCAGCCGAAGGTCTGA
- a CDS encoding cytosine permease produces the protein MPIEQHGVDTIPEEDRTSGPRDLVAILLGSNLCLGVIVFGWLPVSFGLGLWPAVTSVVAGTVLGVLVTAPLALVSLRTATNLSTSSGAFFGVRGRLVGSVVGLLLSLGYTALTLWIGGDVALGALARLLGVPSGGGAHAVVYALLAGCTVLAAVYGYRSLLRLSRVLAVGMTALLALGLVAYAGDFTAAAPPDVPYLLGSFGPTWLLSAVAAGLSGPIAFITLLGDYTRYVSPRRHGARTVWWATCAGLFLGLLVPQLFGTVTALAARAGADYAGPLVAAAPTWYLLPLLLAAGAGSVGNAGLMLYSMGLDLDAIVPRATRTTATLVVAVVAAAFVFLGHFAWDARSAMTSFVLLLTAVGTPWAVITLLGHVRCRGRYDAEALQVLNRRARGGAYWFRAGWHPGATAAWALGAAAGLAGVSTPVYEGPLLALTGGVDCGFVLSGAVGGLAYAALTRGGGRRTPPGARRTPPGAAGPVADPAASVPLAGAAPDEDPARGAATDAAAPVPDGVPAPGPAGI, from the coding sequence ATGCCGATCGAACAGCACGGCGTCGACACCATCCCCGAGGAGGACAGGACCAGCGGGCCGCGTGATCTGGTCGCGATCCTGCTGGGCTCCAACCTCTGCCTGGGGGTGATCGTCTTCGGCTGGCTCCCGGTCTCCTTCGGCCTCGGCCTGTGGCCGGCCGTCACCTCCGTGGTCGCCGGGACGGTCCTCGGCGTCCTCGTGACGGCGCCGCTCGCGCTGGTCTCCCTGCGCACCGCCACCAACCTCTCCACGTCGTCCGGCGCCTTCTTCGGCGTGCGCGGCCGGCTCGTCGGCTCGGTCGTGGGGCTGCTGCTGTCGCTCGGCTACACCGCCCTCACGCTGTGGATCGGCGGGGACGTGGCCCTCGGGGCGCTCGCGCGCCTGCTCGGCGTACCGTCGGGCGGCGGCGCGCACGCGGTGGTGTACGCGCTGCTCGCCGGATGCACGGTGCTCGCCGCGGTGTACGGCTACCGGTCGCTGCTGCGGCTGAGCCGGGTCCTGGCCGTCGGCATGACGGCGCTGCTGGCGCTGGGGCTGGTGGCGTACGCCGGCGACTTCACGGCCGCGGCGCCGCCGGACGTGCCGTACCTGCTCGGCTCCTTCGGGCCCACGTGGCTGCTCTCCGCCGTCGCGGCCGGACTGAGCGGCCCGATCGCGTTCATCACGCTGCTGGGCGACTACACGCGGTACGTCTCGCCGCGGCGGCACGGGGCCCGGACCGTGTGGTGGGCGACGTGCGCGGGGCTCTTCCTGGGGCTGCTGGTGCCGCAGCTGTTCGGCACGGTCACGGCGCTGGCCGCGCGGGCCGGCGCGGACTACGCCGGCCCGCTGGTGGCGGCCGCGCCCACGTGGTACCTGCTGCCGCTGCTTCTCGCGGCGGGCGCGGGGTCGGTGGGCAACGCCGGGCTGATGCTGTACTCGATGGGGCTCGACCTGGACGCGATCGTCCCCCGGGCGACCCGTACGACGGCCACGCTGGTGGTCGCCGTGGTGGCGGCGGCGTTCGTGTTCCTCGGGCACTTCGCGTGGGACGCGCGGTCGGCGATGACGTCGTTCGTGCTGCTGCTGACGGCGGTCGGGACGCCGTGGGCCGTCATCACGCTGCTCGGCCACGTCCGGTGCCGGGGCCGGTACGACGCGGAGGCCCTGCAGGTGCTGAACCGGCGGGCCCGGGGCGGCGCGTACTGGTTCCGCGCCGGATGGCACCCGGGGGCGACGGCCGCCTGGGCCCTGGGGGCGGCGGCGGGGCTGGCGGGCGTGTCCACCCCGGTGTACGAGGGGCCACTCCTGGCCCTGACCGGGGGCGTGGACTGCGGTTTCGTCCTGTCGGGCGCGGTCGGGGGCCTGGCGTACGCGGCGCTGACGCGGGGCGGAGGGCGGCGCACGCCTCCCGGGGCGCGGCGTACGCCTCCCGGGGCGGCCGGACCGGTCGCGGACCCGGCGGCTTCCGTACCGCTCGCGGGCGCCGCACCGGACGAGGACCCCGCGCGGGGAGCCGCGACGGACGCCGCGGCACCCGTACCGGACGGGGTGCCCGCGCCGGGGCCCGCGGGGATCTGA